From Glycine max cultivar Williams 82 chromosome 11, Glycine_max_v4.0, whole genome shotgun sequence, the proteins below share one genomic window:
- the LOC100814497 gene encoding pentatricopeptide repeat-containing protein At4g02750, translated as MKLKLGIRSIGEAGKHAFNHNRQIIQLGKLGKVEEAIRIFFNMTHKNLVTYNSMISVLAKNARIRDARQLFDQMSLRNLVSWNTMIAGYLHNNMVEEASELFDVMPERDNFSWALMITCYTRKGKLEKARELLELVPDKLDTACWNAMIAGYAKKGQFNDAKKVFEQMPAKDLVSYNSMLAGYTQNGKMHLALQFFESMTERNVVSWNLMVAGYVKSGDLSSAWQLFEKIPNPNAVSWVTMLCGLAKYGKMAEARELFDRMPSKNVVSWNAMIATYVQDLQVDEAVKLFKKMPHKDSVSWTTIINGYIRVGKLDEARQVYNQMPCKDITAQTALMSGLIQNGRIDEADQMFSRIGAHDVVCWNSMIAGYSRSGRMDEALNLFRQMPIKNSVSWNTMISGYAQAGQMDRATEIFQAMREKNIVSWNSLIAGFLQNNLYLDALKSLVMMGKEGKKPDQSTFACTLSACANLAALQVGNQLHEYILKSGYMNDLFVGNALIAMYAKCGRVQSAEQVFRDIECVDLISWNSLISGYALNGYANKAFKAFEQMSSERVVPDEVTFIGMLSACSHAGLANQGLDIFKCMIEDFAIEPLAEHYSCLVDLLGRVGRLEEAFNTVRGMKVKANAGLWGSLLGACRVHKNLELGRFAAERLFELEPHNASNYITLSNMHAEAGRWEEVERVRMLMRGKRAGKQPGCSWIEVQNQIQHFLSHDPAKLRPKNIQIILNTLAAHMRDKCNTSDMKSAFDIL; from the coding sequence ATGAAACTTAAGCTTGGGATTAGATCAATAGGTGAAGCAGGAAAGCATGCCTTCAACCATAATCGGCAGATTATTCAACTTGGGAAACTGGGAAAAGTTGAAGAGGCCATCAGAATCTTCTTTAACATGACCCACAAAAACCTTGTAACATACAATTCCATGATATCTGTGTTGGCCAAAAATGCTAGAATCAGAGATGCTCGACAACTGTTTGATCAAATGTCCCTTAGAAACCTTGTTTCTTGGAACACCATGATTGCCGGATATCTTCACAACAATATGGTTGAAGAAGCCAGTGAGCTGTTCGACGTAATGCCAGAAAGAGACAATTTTTCATGGGCTTTGATGATAACTTGCTATACGCGTAAAGGGAAGCTTGAAAAGGCTAGAGAATTGCTTGAGTTGGTTCCTGATAAGTTGGACACTGCATGTTGGAATGCAATGATAGCCGGCTATGCAAAGAAGGGCCAGTTCAATGATGCTAAGAAAGTGTTCGAGCAGATGCCGGCAAAGGATTTGGTTTCTTACAACTCAATGTTAGCTGGATACACACAAAATGGGAAAATGCATTTAGCATTGCAGTTTTTTGAGAGCATGACTGAGAGGAATGTGGTTTCATGGAATTTGATGGTGGCTGGATATGTTAAGAGTGGTGACCTGAGTTCTGCTTGGCAATTGTTTGAAAAGATTCCAAATCCTAATGCTGTTTCTTGGGTTACAATGTTGTGTGGGTTGGCAAAATATGGAAAGATGGCAGAGGCCAGGGAACTTTTTGACAGGATGCCCAGTAAGAATGTGGTTTCTTGGAATGCAATGATTGCAACCTATGTTCAAGACTTACAAGTTGATGAAGCCGTTAAGCTGTTCAAGAAAATGCCACATAAAGATAGTGTATCATGGACTACAATAATTAATGGGTACATTCGAGTTGGTAAGCTTGATGAAGCACGGCAAGTTTACAATCAGATGCCTTGCAAAGACATCACAGCGCAAACAGCATTGATGTCTGGATTAATACAGAATGGAAGGATAGATGAGGCTGATCAAATGTTTAGTCGAATTGGTGCACACGATGTTGTTTGTTGGAACAGCATGATTGCAGGCTATTCACGGAGTGGAAGAATGGATGAAGCTCTCAATTTATTCAGACAAATGCCCATTAAGAACTCAGTTTCTTGGAATACTATGATTTCTGGATATGCTCAGGCTGGACAAATGGATAGAGCAACAGAGATCTTTCAGGCCATGAGGGAGAAGAATATAGTTTCCTGGAATTCTCTTATTGCAGGTTTCCTACAAAATAATCTATACTTGGATGCTCTTAAGAGTTTGGTTATGATggggaaggaaggaaagaaaccCGATCAATCAACTTTTGCATGTACCTTAAGTGCATGTGCTAATCTTGCTGCTTTGCAAGTAGGCAATCAACTCCATGAATATATTCTGAAGAGTGGTtatatgaatgatttatttgtTGGCAATGCCCTGATTGCCATGTATGCAAAATGTGGAAGGGTACAAAGTGCTGAACAAGTGTTCAGAGATATTGAATGCGTTGATCTCATTTCCTGGAATTCCTTGATTTCGGGTTATGCTTTGAATGGATATGCAAATAAGGCATTTAAGGCCTTTGAACAGATGTCATCAGAGAGAGTGGTTCCTGATGAGGTTACCTTCATTGGGATGTTGTCAGCATGCAGTCATGCTGGTTTAGCAAATCAGGGTTTGGATATATTTAAATGTATGATTGAAGATTTTGCTATTGAACCCTTGGCAGAACACTACAGCTGCCTTGTTGATTTGCTTGGCCGCGTCGGTAGGCTAGAGGAAGCCTTCAATACAGTGAGGGGGATGAAGGTGAAAGCAAATGCTGGATTATGGGGTTCACTGCTTGGGGCCTGTCGTGTACACAAAAACCTTGAACTTGGAAGATTTGCTGCCGAGAGGCTTTTTGAACTTGAACCACATAATGCCTCCAATTACATTACCTTGTCAAACATGCATGCTGAGGCTGGCAGATGGGAAGAGGTTGAAAGAGTAAGGATGCTAATGAGAGGCAAAAGAGCTGGAAAGCAACCTGGTTGCAGCTGGATTGAAGTGCAAAATCAGATACAACATTTTCTGTCGCATGATCCGGCAAAGCTCAGACCTAAAAATATTCAGATTATATTGAATACTTTAGCTGCACATATGAGGGATAAGTGTAACACATCTGACATGAAATCAGCTTTTGACATATTATGA
- the LOC100814486 gene encoding phospholipase D delta gives MADTGDDNGVTYLHGDLDLKIIEARHLPNMDIFSERLRRCVTACDTIKFHSDAPAAADGDGGSQRTRTHHHRRIITSDPYVTVSVPQATVARTRVLKNAQNPVWKEQFHIPLAHPVVDLEFRVKDDDVFGAQSMGTVKVPARRIATGAKISEWFPVLLPSGKPPKPDTALHVEMQFTPVSENLLYQRGIAADPEHNGVRHTYFPVRKGSSVRLYQDAHCTESGEGKIPEIKLENGNVYRHGKCWEDICYAISEAHHMVYLVGWSIYHKVRLVREPTRPLPRGGDLTLGELLKYKSEEGVRVLLLVWDDKTSHDKVFLKTAGVMGTHDEETRKFFKHSSVMCVLSPRYASSKMSFLKQQVVGTVFTHHQKCVIVDTQAAGNNRKITAFIGGLDLCDGRYDTPEHRLFRNLDDVFDGDFHNPTFPAGTRVPRQPWHDLHCRIDGPAAYDVLINFEQRWRKATKWKEFAILFKKTSQWHDDALIRIERISWILSPSGAATLKDKSDYYTVPEDDPLVWVSSEDDPENWHVQIFRSIDSGSLKGFPKRVDIALSQNLICAKNLVIDKSIQTAYIQAIRSAQHFIYIENQYFIGSSYAWPAYKDAGADNLIPMELALKIASKIRAKERFAVYIILPMWPEGDPKTGAMQEILFWQGQTMQMMYDVVARELKSMQLTDVHPQEYLNFYCLGNREHFNEDSSSTNGAQVSTAYKYRRFMIYVHAKGMIVDDEYVIIGSANINQRSMAGTKDTEIAMGAYQPHYTWSAKKRHPHGQIYGYRMSLWGEHLGMLDETFEEPGRLECVEKVNEIAENNWKLFASEDFSLLQGHLLKYPVQVDSDGKIRSLPDCENFPDAGGKILGAHSTTIPDILTT, from the exons ATGGCGGATACTGGCGACGACAATGGCGTTACCTATCTTCACGGCGACCTCGATTTGAAAATCATCGAGGCGCGCCACTTGCCCAATATGGACATCTTCTCCGAGCGCCTCCGCCGCTGCGTCACCGCCTGCGACACTATCAAATTCCACTCCGACGCTCCCGCCGCCGCCGACGGCGACGGCGGCAGCCAGCGTACACGGACGCACCATCATCGGAGGATCATCACGAGCGACCCGTACGTCACCGTTTCGGTGCCGCAAGCCACGGTGGCGCGCACGCGCGTGCTGAAGAACGCGCAGAATCCTGTCTGGAAGGAACAGTTCCACATCCCGCTCGCGCATCCCGTGGTGGATTTGGAGTTTCGCGTCAAGGACGACGACGTTTTCGGCGCGCAGAGCATGGGAACGGTCAAAGTCCCGGCGCGGCGGATTGCCACCGGAGCGAAGATTTCCGAGTGGTTTCCGGTTCTGTTGCCGTCCGGGAAGCCGCCGAAGCCGGACACGGCGCTGCACGTGGAGATGCAATTCACTCCGGTGTCGGAAAATTTACTGTACCAGCGAGGCATTGCGGCGGATCCCGAGCACAACGGCGTGAGGCACACGTATTTTCCGGTGAGGAAGGGGAGTTCGGTGAGGCTGTACCAGGACGCACATTGTACGGAATCTGGTGAAGGGAAGATACCGGAGATTAAGCTTGAGAATGGAAATGTTTATAGGCACGGGAAGTGTTGGGAGGATATTTGTTATGCTATTTCTGAGGCTCATCACATGGTGTATTTGGTTGGTTGGTCTATTTATCACAAGGTGAGGCTCGTTAGAGAGCCTACTAGGCCGTTACCGCGAGGTGGCGATTTGACGCTTGGTGAGTTGCTTAAGTATAAGTCTGAAGAAGGGGTGAGAGTGTTGTTGCTGGTTTGGGATGATAAAACTTCGCACGATAAGGTTTTCCTCAAGACG GCTGGTGTGATGGGGACTCATGATGAGGAAACCAGGAAGTTTTTTAAGCATTCTTCTGTTATGTGTGTTCTGTCGCCTCGGTATGCCAGCAGCAAGATGAGCTTCTTGAAGCAACAG GTTGTTGGAACAGTCTTCACACACCACCAAAAATGTGTGATTGTGGACACACAGGCTGCCGGCAATAACCGGAAGATAACTGCTTTTATAGGAGGTCTTGATCTTTGTGATGGTCGCTATGACACACCCGAGCATCGTCTGTTTCGTAATCTTGACGATGTATTTGATGGCGATTTCCACAATCCTACATTTCCT GCTGGAACAAGAGTTCCCAGACAACCTTGGCATGATTTGCACTGTAGAATAGATGGACCTGCTGCATATGATGTTCTTATTAATTTTGAGCAGCGATGGAGAAAAGCAACTAAGTGGAAAGAGTTTGCAATCCTTTTCAAAAAAACCTCTCAATGGCATGATGATGCTTTAATAAGAATAGAACGCATCTCATGGATATTAAGTCCTTCTGGTGCTGCTACCTTAAAGGATAAATCGGATTATTATACTGTTCCAGAGGATGACCCTTTAGTGTGGGTTTCTAGTGAAGACGATCCTGAAAACTGGCATGTTCAG ATCTTCCGATCCATTGACTCAGGATCCCTGAAAGGATTTCCCAAACGTGTTGATATTGCTCTGTCCCAG AATCTTATCTGTGCTAAAAATTTGGTTATAGACAAAAGCATTCAAACAGCATACATTCAAGCGATCAGATCTGCtcaacattttatttatattgaaaacCAATACTTCATTGGATCATCGTATGCATGGCCAGCTTATAAAGATGCAG GGGCTGATAATCTCATCCCAATGGAATTGGCACTGAAAATTGCTAGTAAAATCAGAGCTAAGGAGAGATTTGCTGTCTATATTATTTTACCAATGTGGCCAGAAGGTGATCCTAAAACTGGGGCCATGCAAGAAATCCTCTTTTGGCAG GGCCAGACGATGCAAATGATGTATGATGTTGTTGCTAGAGAATTGAAATCAATGCAACTTACTGATGTGCACCCGCAAGAGTACCTCAATTTCTATTGCCTTGGTAATCGAGAACACTTTAATGAAGATAGTTCAAGCACAAATGGTGCACAG GTCTCAACGGCATATAAATATCGCCGTTTTATGATTTATGTGCATGCTAAAGGGATGATCGTTGATGATGAGTATGTTATAATTGGATCTGCTAATATAAACCAAAGATCTATGGCTGGTACTAAAGATACTGAGATAGCTATGGGTGCATATCAACCCCATTACACGTGGTCAGCAAAGAAAAGACATCCACATGGCCAG ATTTATGGTTACAGAATGTCACTTTGGGGAGAGCATCTTGGCATGTTAGATGAAACTTTTGAAGAACCAGGGAGATTGGAGTGTGTGGAAAAAGTGAATGAGATTGCCGAAAACAATTGGAAATTATTCGCTTCTGAAGATTTTTCACTTTTGCAGGGACATCTTCTCAAGTATCCTGTACAGGTAGATTCCGATGGGAAGATTAGATCCCTACCAGACTGTGAAAATTTCCCGGATGCTGGGGGTAAGATATTGGGAGCTCACTCGACAACAATTCCCGATATCCTAACAACTTAA
- the LOC100815710 gene encoding uncharacterized protein isoform X2: protein MSNLQPRQAAREQRLWIQPRALLSLPLPNPSFSHDPTFQRLISHSPATRFDSLYCMESSAEKYAAFKQKVSRTVYLDNMSPQVTESVIRTALDQFATVKNVKFIPNYIGPSNQPQCALVELDSAKKAKEILSMIAGYPFMMSGQPRPVRARPAVMEMFDDQPIKPNRKIKIRWLEPSDPDFELAKEVKNLTRKHAAEVEFLDKHWFTPYWLRRLFY from the exons ATGAGCAATCTTCAACCCAGACAGGCCGCGCGGGA ACAACGCTTATGGATTCAACCAAGGGCTttgctctctctccctctccctaaTCCTAGTTTCTCTCATGACCCAACATTCCAGCGACTGATTTCTCACTCTCCAGCAACTAG GTTTGATTCACTTTATTGCATGGAGTCATCAGCAGAAAAGTATGCTGCATTTAAACAGAAAGTTAGTAGGACAGTGTACTTGGACAACATGTCACCACAAGTCACTGAATCTGTGATAAGAACTGCTCTTGACCAGTTTGCAACTGTGAAAAATGTCAAGTTTATTCCCAACTACATCGGTCCAAGCAATCAGCCACAGTGTGCATTAGTAGAATTAGATTCTGCCAAAAAGGCCAAGGAAATTTTATCAATGATAGCGGGTTATCCTTTCATGATGTCTGGGCAGCCACGGCCTGTGAGGGCTCGGCCTGCTGTGATGGAAATGTTTGATGATCAACCAATAAAGCCTAACAGAAAGATCAAGATCCGTTGGTTGGAGCCTAGTGATCCTGATTTTGAGCTGGCAAAGGAAGTAAAGAATCTTACTCGCAAACATGCTGCAGAAGTAGAATTCCTTGACAAA CACTGGTTCACTCCCTATTGGCTTAGAAGACTCTTTTATTAG
- the LOC100815710 gene encoding uncharacterized protein isoform X1 encodes MSNLQPRQAAREQRLWIQPRALLSLPLPNPSFSHDPTFQRLISHSPATRFDSLYCMESSAEKYAAFKQKVSRTVYLDNMSPQVTESVIRTALDQFATVKNVKFIPNYIGPSNQPQCALVELDSAKKAKEILSMIAGYPFMMSGQPRPVRARPAVMEMFDDQPIKPNRKIKIRWLEPSDPDFELAKEVKNLTRKHAAEVEFLDKLLLEDEEKLAKQQEETLKVHYKKFKMIEGIMADKTAHRLARKYNLHVADDWARLD; translated from the exons ATGAGCAATCTTCAACCCAGACAGGCCGCGCGGGA ACAACGCTTATGGATTCAACCAAGGGCTttgctctctctccctctccctaaTCCTAGTTTCTCTCATGACCCAACATTCCAGCGACTGATTTCTCACTCTCCAGCAACTAG GTTTGATTCACTTTATTGCATGGAGTCATCAGCAGAAAAGTATGCTGCATTTAAACAGAAAGTTAGTAGGACAGTGTACTTGGACAACATGTCACCACAAGTCACTGAATCTGTGATAAGAACTGCTCTTGACCAGTTTGCAACTGTGAAAAATGTCAAGTTTATTCCCAACTACATCGGTCCAAGCAATCAGCCACAGTGTGCATTAGTAGAATTAGATTCTGCCAAAAAGGCCAAGGAAATTTTATCAATGATAGCGGGTTATCCTTTCATGATGTCTGGGCAGCCACGGCCTGTGAGGGCTCGGCCTGCTGTGATGGAAATGTTTGATGATCAACCAATAAAGCCTAACAGAAAGATCAAGATCCGTTGGTTGGAGCCTAGTGATCCTGATTTTGAGCTGGCAAAGGAAGTAAAGAATCTTACTCGCAAACATGCTGCAGAAGTAGAATTCCTTGACAAA CTGCTACTAGAAGACGAAGAGAAGCTAGCAAAGCAGCAGGAAGAGACACTTAAGGTGCATTACAAAAAGTTTAAGATGATAGAGGGCATTATGGCTGACAAAACTGCTCATCGTTTGGCACGAAAGTATAATCTACATGTTGCAGATGATTGGGCTCGTTTGGATTAA
- the LOC100815710 gene encoding uncharacterized protein isoform X3: MESSAEKYAAFKQKVSRTVYLDNMSPQVTESVIRTALDQFATVKNVKFIPNYIGPSNQPQCALVELDSAKKAKEILSMIAGYPFMMSGQPRPVRARPAVMEMFDDQPIKPNRKIKIRWLEPSDPDFELAKEVKNLTRKHAAEVEFLDKLLLEDEEKLAKQQEETLKVHYKKFKMIEGIMADKTAHRLARKYNLHVADDWARLD, encoded by the exons ATGGAGTCATCAGCAGAAAAGTATGCTGCATTTAAACAGAAAGTTAGTAGGACAGTGTACTTGGACAACATGTCACCACAAGTCACTGAATCTGTGATAAGAACTGCTCTTGACCAGTTTGCAACTGTGAAAAATGTCAAGTTTATTCCCAACTACATCGGTCCAAGCAATCAGCCACAGTGTGCATTAGTAGAATTAGATTCTGCCAAAAAGGCCAAGGAAATTTTATCAATGATAGCGGGTTATCCTTTCATGATGTCTGGGCAGCCACGGCCTGTGAGGGCTCGGCCTGCTGTGATGGAAATGTTTGATGATCAACCAATAAAGCCTAACAGAAAGATCAAGATCCGTTGGTTGGAGCCTAGTGATCCTGATTTTGAGCTGGCAAAGGAAGTAAAGAATCTTACTCGCAAACATGCTGCAGAAGTAGAATTCCTTGACAAA CTGCTACTAGAAGACGAAGAGAAGCTAGCAAAGCAGCAGGAAGAGACACTTAAGGTGCATTACAAAAAGTTTAAGATGATAGAGGGCATTATGGCTGACAAAACTGCTCATCGTTTGGCACGAAAGTATAATCTACATGTTGCAGATGATTGGGCTCGTTTGGATTAA
- the LOC100816246 gene encoding protein trichome birefringence-like 41 yields the protein MRMHPWIFGVICLCQLLCVVTTGGGGHVESNFKWQRSEEKHELSCNMYEGRWELDDSYPLYDSSTCPHIRKEFDCLKYGRPDQQYLKYRWQPNECDLPRFDGKDFLTKLKGKQIMFIGDSVSLNQWQSLICLLRSSVPQTEILEQGDVNVSNYTFQDYGVSVIIFHSTYLVDIEEEKIGRVLKLDSLQSGSIWKEMDIMVFNTWLWWYRRGPKQPWDYVQIGDKILKDMDRMEAFKLGLTTWANWVNAEVDTNKTKVLFQGISPSHYNGTGWNEPGVRNCSKETQPISGSTYPNGLPAALFVLEDVLKNITKPVHLLNITTLSQLRKDAHPSSYNGFRGMDCTHWCVAGLPDTWNQLLYAAITS from the exons ATGAGGATGCATCCTTGGATTTTTGGGGTCATTTGCCTCTGCCAATTGCTCTGTGTGGTGACTACTGGTGGAGGAGGGCATGTTGAGTCCAATTTCAAATGGCAGAGATCAGAAGAAAAACATGAATTGAGTTGCAACATGTACGAAGGAAGGTGGGAGTTGGATGATTCTTACCCTCTCTATGACTCTTCAACCTGCCCTCACATTCGTAAGGAATTTGATTGCTTGAAATATGGTCGTCCTGATCAACAATACCTCAAATACAGATGGCAACCCAACGAATGCGACTTACCAAG ATTTGATGGGAAAGATTTCTTGACAAAACTTAAGGGGAAGCAGATCATGTTTATAGGAGATTCAGTCAGTCTCAACCAATGGCAATCACTTATATGCTTGCTTCGTTCTTCTGTGCCTCAAACTGAAATATTAGAGCAGGGCGATGTGAACGTATCTAACTACACATTCCAG GACTATGGAGTTTCGgtgattatttttcattctacATATTTGGTTGACATTGAAGAGGAAAAAATTGGTCGAGTATTGAAGCTTGATTCCCTTCAGAGTGGAAGCATATGGAAAGAAATGGACATTATGGTTTTCAACACTTGGCTTTGGTGGTACCGCAGAGGGCCTAAGCAACC ATGGGATTATGTTCAAATTGGTGACAAGATACTCAAAGACATGGATCGCATGGAAGCTTTTAAACTTGGTTTGACAACATGGGCTAATTGGGTCAATGCAGAGGTAGATACAAACAAAACCAAAGTTCTTTTCCAAGGAATTTCTCCTTCCCATTACAA TGGCACGGGGTGGAATGAGCCAGGAGTGCGAAACTGTTCCAAGGAGACGCAGCCAATAAGTGGATCAACTTACCCTAATGGATTGCCAGCAGCATTATTTGTATTGGAAGATGTGCTGAAGAACATAACCAAACCTGTTCACCTGCTTAACATTACAACTCTGTCCCAGTTGAGAAAAGATGCACATCCTAGTTCTTACAATGGATTCAGAGGCATGGACTGCACTCATTGGTGTGTAGCAGGGCTGCCAGATACATGGAATCAGCTGTTGTATGCAGCAATCACTAGTTAG